One Microtus pennsylvanicus isolate mMicPen1 chromosome 10, mMicPen1.hap1, whole genome shotgun sequence genomic window, GCTGGCACAGGCACAGCCAGGGACAGGCTGGGGACCCGAACCTCTGGGAGGGAGATCACAGTGGGGAGCCAGGGGCCTGGCAAGGGACTACCTGGGAGCGTGGCTGAGCAGCGGCTGTGGCAGGTACCGGGGGAAGTTGTAGGCTCGAAACTCAGAGAGGGACGTCACACCCGGCCATGTCTCTTCTGTAGGAGTCCCTGGAGAATTGGAATGGTAAGAAGCTTATACTGCAAGGGTTCAACACAGAAGAAGCCAACAGAGAGTAGTTCCCACCCCGCCCAGTCCTCTGTGCTCCTAGGTGGACAGAGTTCTGGTGACCCCTGCTGGTGATGTGGAGGGTACAGAGGGAAACTAACCCAGGAGACGGAAGATGAGGTACAATTCCTCCTTGACAGTAGAGCCTGGGAAGAGGGGCTTCCCGGTGGCCATCTCATAGAGGATGCAGCCCACGCCCCTGGGGAAGCAAGGGCAACGGTGAGGCCAAGAAGCACAACCATCCCTCCTAAGGCTTCTGTGTGAGGGAGTCAATGACACCCTAACACAAGCCTGGGAGGTCACCTCTGGATCTTAAAAGGCTCCTAGAACCAACCAGACTCCCACTACGATCCCTCTCTGTGAGCCCTGGGTCCCCTAAGTCTGCTAGGCAGAAAGACAGGTGCATATTCTCACTCTCTGGGGAGCCTTGGGCTTGGCCAGAAACCTGGGTTGGCTTTCAAGTTGAGCTGGTTTTCATTTTACACTAAATTGCTTTgtgataatgctcttgtacactgtaaagatttgtcactcatgttgatttaataaaatgctgattggccagtagccaggcaggaagcataggctgAGCAACGagactaagaaaattctgggaagaggaaaggcggAGACTTAGTCGTCAGCCTGATGCAGAGAAAACAAGACGAGAAtgtcttaccaggaaaagttaccaagccatggggctaaacatagataagaattatgggttaatttaagttgtaagagttagctaataataagcctgagctaagagaccacacagtttgtaattaatataagcctctgtgttcaTTTGGAACTGAATGTCTacaggaccaggcgggacagaaacttctgtctataccAAACCATACATTTGTCAATTTTAATAATCAAATAGTATGTCTCTTCCAAATGTTCTGGGAGAAAACTCATCTACCCTCTGGCAATTCCCACCTCTACTCATGGGGAGGCATATCAGAAGTACAGCATTAGAGGGTCTATAAGCTCAGAGACACTGATATATTTCTGATTTAATTTGCTAACAGTAGCACAGCAGGGAGAAGGGGCACTCTGAGCAAGGTCAGGGTCATCTTGGACAGGGTCTAAAGTCATGGACAGTCTCTCCTACTCCCCTCTGCTGCTTACTCACCACATGTCAATGGGGGTAGAGTACTCTGTGGATCCCAGCAGCACATCTGGGGGCCTGTACCAGAGAGTCACCACCTCATTGGAATACGTCTTTGTAGGCACTGATTTGGCACGGGCCAGGCCTAGGAACAGAGAGGTCGCTGAATCTCTGCTAAAGGGTCCTGAGAGTCAGGTTCTTGGGCATCCCTCAGAATCCCTCTATCCTGAGGAGACTGTGCACCCCAGGGGTCAGACCTACTTGccaaccctgacccctgaccctggcGTCTGCCTCACCAAAGTCAGCCAGCTTTAGCTCGCCCCTCTCGTTGATAAGCAGGTTCTGGGGCTTCAGGTCCCGGTGCAGGATCTTGCGGCGGTGGCAATAGGCCAGGCCCCGGAGCAGCTGGAACATGAAAATCTGgcggagagagggaaagggggaagtgTGATAGGACCAGGTCCTATGTGGGAGACCCTTTGCCTCTGTCTCAGACCAGAGAGGAAGGCTCTAGGAAGGCTCCCTGGTTCTGCTGGCCACCCTGCAGGCCACCTGGGACCTGTGCACACCAGGAGTCACACACGAAGAGGAGGCAGTGAGTGTGAGGGGCTGGCGTGgcctctacatgggaagtaggagaGCAGAGGGAGTGAGGGTCCTCTAGGCGGGCATGGATGTGCTCAGTTATTCATCACCAGAGCTGGTAATCCGCCCTCCTCGTTCCTCAGAGGCCTCCCCTCACTCTGGCAGAGAGCTCATGCTTGATAGTCAGAGTTAAGAGAGGAATCTGTGCCAGCAGCTAGACAGAAGTGGATGGCAAGTCTGTTCTCGGCTGGGGTGCTCAGAATGGCTTCTAGACTAGCCAAGtggcctttccctccttcctacGTTTGAAGCGCCGAGCAACCTCAGCAGCTGGTGGGAAGAGGAGCACCCCGCGCTGGCCTTGATGGCAGGTGGCTGCCATGATGAGGTCCTCACCTTGACATTGTGCATGCTCATGAGGTTTCCACAGTGGTCTAGATACTGTTTCAGGTCACTGTCCTGGAACAGACAGTTAGGTTCAGTGCTGCCCCCTGCCTGGCCAGTGGTCCAGACCCAGGCTAAAAGGAAGCCCTCTTCAGTCTGGCCCCTGCCTGCTGGCAGCACAGGGCCCTGGCTCTGAACCCTTGGCCCTCTTCCGCATGGGAACTTCATTGACAAACAAACGCTAGGGTCCTTCCCTTGCCCCACCCTTCCCAGACCCTCACCCTCTCTCTTCCCTACCCACTTCACCCACCACAGGGGAAGAGGCTGCCAGCCCCAGTCCAGCTCACCAGGTATTCAAACACCAGGGTGAGGGACCGATCTGTGTGAATGAGGTCATGCAGAGTCACAATATTGGCGTGTTTCAGGTCCTTCAGCAGAGACACTGGGGAGACAGGCCCACCTGGGTCCCCAGGCCCACCAATACCTCCCCACTATCCCTTCCAAGGGCCAAAGATGGCCCTTCACCCAGGCTCCCACCAGGTGTAGGTTGAGCCCCTCCTCCCAGAGGCCCAGGGTGCAGACCCGGACATTGTACCCTCTCGAATGGCAGTACAGGGTGCTCCCTCCTCATGCTCCAGCCGGATCTCCTTCAGGGCCACGAGGTTCTCTGTCAGCTTGCTGCGCCCCTTGAAGACGGTGGCATAGGTACCCTGGGACAGAGCATTCCTGGTCAGCCCCAGGAGGATCCTGTTCCTGTTCCCAGTTCCACCCTTTAGGTGTCTGCTTGGGTTAGGATTCAAGCTGGGTACCCTACTCCCTCTGTTCAAATGGTCTGCTTTTTCTGAAAGTATCTCAATCAATTTCCTGGCTGGAGCGGGCTGCCCATTCCTCTGCTCCCCGGCTGGAGTGGGTTGCCCATTTCTCTGTTCTTCCGCGGGAGTGGGCTGCCTATTcctctgctcccctgctcccctgctgGAATGGGCTGTCCATTcctctgctcccctgctcccccgCTGGAGTGGGCTGCCCATTCCTCTGCTCCCCTGCTGGAGTGGGCTGCCCATTCCTCTGCTCTCCCGCTGGAGTGGGCTGTCCATTGCTCTGCTCCCAGCTTGGCTGCCCCTCGGTTATTATAGCCCAGCCTTGCTCTTAGGTCATGATGATATGGCTCTTGAAAGACAGGGCCTTCTTACCCTTCACAAGCCTATACCCACTCCAGTCACAGAGCCTCACACAGCGATGTAGAAGCAGTTTAGTACCAGAGCCCTTGCTGTGTGGCAGACACCAGGAACTTCCTTTGGTACCCTGCAATCTTCCCCAACAATAAAATCACCACTGTCATCCTTTGACAGAGAATGAAACTGAGGTGAGAGGCCATGGGACGTGTCAGTCGTGGGGCTAGTGAGGGTTCAAATCCAGGCCATAACTACTTGACTAGATTGTCCAGAGACCTCTGTCCTCTAGGCCTCACTCAAGATCAAGGGACATCTCAACAGCTGCTGAAGGCCAGGCCAGGCTGCTAGGCTGGGACAGTGTGACTCGGAGGGTCAGGAGCCGTGAGGGGCAGAAGAGTCGTCACCAACCATCCTGCTGCCCCGACAACAACACCGACTCTTACCTCCCCCAGCTTGTCCAGTTTCACATACGTTTCCAGTTTCCCAAAGCCGATATCTGACTGGGAAGGAGACAAGGAGACTGTGAGACTCAAAGGCCCAGCAGATCTTTCTAGTCCATACTCCTTCAGGAGGGAGGGCCGGAAGCGAGACGCCCCCATTGTACAGAGAAGCTCCAAGGCTACAAGCTCCAGGGAGGGCAGCTTCAAAGTCGTCCTTTTCTCCTTATGAGAGCTGAGGGACCCCTTCGATGGGGGCCCTTCCTCCATGAGTCGGAGATGGACACACCTTGCCGAGCtgccttcccagcatccacctcacTGCCTGCATGGCTCTCTTGCTCAGGAGGTTACTGGCTCCTCCAGGGCAGGCCTGACATTCTCTACTTTGTAGAGACACCCCACACACATCCCCCCAAAGTCTCTCATCAGTTCATCTCATCTGGCTCAGGACAGGACGTATCTTAATAAGACAGGCTCTGAGGCCCACTCACGGGTGAGGCTCCTAGGAATTCCTCACAGGAAGCTGGGACCTGGAAGCCTGTGATGGGTGTTCTGACAGGTCgggctgtctgtctgtttctttgttgttttactGGGGAGGGCTTTCATTATCATTAAGTATTACATAACATATGTGAGCTATATAAGAGACCGTGTGGCCTTGTAGCAGCAATAGAGAACCATAGCTGAGTGTGTTTGCTTGTTCTTCTCATCAGCAGGAACATGCTTCCTTAATCCATGTTCTCCAGGTTCCTACGCACAGCAGTGACTGACTCTAGAGATGCGCCTATTTCTTTCTATCAAAGGCCACTGGAGAGGAAGTGACAGCTCTCTAGACTTTGCTCCCATTAGTGCATTAGTGAGATTGTGGGTGTGCACAATGGCTGTTTGGGATGACCAAGCATATGCCCATGACGGCGAGGCAGGGAGAGTCTCGAACCACGTCTCTACACAGCGAAACACCACCTGAACCTTATctggcttctggttttgtttttttgagatatagtcttacagtgtacccttggctgtcctggaactgcgcagcccaggctgaccttgaattcttgtcaccctgcatcagcctcccaaggaatgctgggagtaCAGATATGACTCACAACAATGTTTATTGGTTTTAACCTGGGAGACCCTGGAGCCTACTTGTTGTAGGGAGACTATTTATTGGAATCCAGAGAGACCAGCAGGTGGCGCCAGAGGCACAggaatctttctgcctctctacCCTGACTGGTGTCTCCCACTCAGCACACTCTGACCCTCCTTGGACTCACCAGGGACGCACGACGAGACATTCGGGTGAGTGGCTTGGGCAGCCCTGGGCTCTCCAGTTGTAGCTTCTGCAGGAACTCCTGGGGCAGGCGGATATCCATGGGCAGAGAGAGCCTCTTGTTGAGGTCCTGAGGTGGCAGATGAGACGGGAATACCATGTTGGCCTCAGGAGGTCCCTGCCTTTCACTCTGGATTTATCTGTTCTTATAGAGCAGGGCCAAGCCACGGGCTGTGACCTCA contains:
- the Cdk18 gene encoding cyclin-dependent kinase 18 isoform X1 — encoded protein: MNKMKNFKRRLSLSVPRPETIEESLAEFTQRNEDEGQATSLFPSQTPYGGDEPGQLSPGMQYPQRQSQRRFSMEDLNKRLSLPMDIRLPQEFLQKLQLESPGLPKPLTRMSRRASLSDIGFGKLETYVKLDKLGEGTYATVFKGRSKLTENLVALKEIRLEHEEGAPCTAIREVSLLKDLKHANIVTLHDLIHTDRSLTLVFEYLDSDLKQYLDHCGNLMSMHNVKIFMFQLLRGLAYCHRRKILHRDLKPQNLLINERGELKLADFGLARAKSVPTKTYSNEVVTLWYRPPDVLLGSTEYSTPIDMWGVGCILYEMATGKPLFPGSTVKEELYLIFRLLGTPTEETWPGVTSLSEFRAYNFPRYLPQPLLSHAPRLDTEGINLLTSLLLYESKSRMSAEAALSHPYFQSLGERIHQLDDTASIFSLKEIQLQKDPGYRGLAFQHPGRGKNRRQSIF
- the Cdk18 gene encoding cyclin-dependent kinase 18 isoform X2 produces the protein MNKMKNFKRRLSLSVPRPETIEESLAEFTQRNEDEDGGDEPGQLSPGMQYPQRQSQRRFSMEDLNKRLSLPMDIRLPQEFLQKLQLESPGLPKPLTRMSRRASLSDIGFGKLETYVKLDKLGEGTYATVFKGRSKLTENLVALKEIRLEHEEGAPCTAIREVSLLKDLKHANIVTLHDLIHTDRSLTLVFEYLDSDLKQYLDHCGNLMSMHNVKIFMFQLLRGLAYCHRRKILHRDLKPQNLLINERGELKLADFGLARAKSVPTKTYSNEVVTLWYRPPDVLLGSTEYSTPIDMWGVGCILYEMATGKPLFPGSTVKEELYLIFRLLGTPTEETWPGVTSLSEFRAYNFPRYLPQPLLSHAPRLDTEGINLLTSLLLYESKSRMSAEAALSHPYFQSLGERIHQLDDTASIFSLKEIQLQKDPGYRGLAFQHPGRGKNRRQSIF